Within Mucilaginibacter terrenus, the genomic segment CAGTGGTATCTTCACCTACGCTTTGCTTAAAGTCTATGGCGAACTCCACAAAGCGGAGTACGTCATCATCCCATACAGCGGTGTTGCCGGAGGTCTGGTAAGCGACATGTACATCATGCCCCTGGTCTACCAAACGGATAAAGGTACCGCCCATAGAGATGACATCATCATCCGGGTGGGGAGAGAACACGATGGAGCGTTTTCTCGCGGGTTCTGCGCGTTCAGGCCGCTGACTGTCGTCCGCACCCGGCTTTCCGCCCGGCCAGCCGGTGATGGTATGCTGCACCTGGTTAAAGATGTCGATATTGATGTTGTATACCGGGCCCTGCTCTACGGCAAGCTGTGCCATGCCGTGGTTGTTGTAGTCTTCTTCTGTCAGCT encodes:
- a CDS encoding PIG-L family deacetylase, which codes for LTEEDYNNHGMAQLAVEQGPVYNINIDIFNQVQHTITGWPGGKPGADDSQRPERAEPARKRSIVFSPHPDDDVISMGGTFIRLVDQGHDVHVAYQTSGNTAVWDDDVLRFVEFAIDFKQSVGEDTT